GTGATTTCAGCTAATGTCAGGCCcctgctcccctcctcccactgccAGGCCAGGGAATGTCACCCCTGTCCCCCAGCAGGCCTGGCTCTGGGCCCGCAGGAGTTGGGGACTCACCTCTTACTGCACCACAAGGGACACTGTCTTTCTCATGAGTTTGACCACAGTGTTCACGGCTTCATTGACCAGTCCAACGGGGCTGGAAAAGGGAGGAAACTGATAAAACTCAGTGAAGTTGGCAGAGCAGCCAAGCAGGAGAAGTGGGACGAGGGTGGAAGATGGTGGAGCGCCTTGAAGTCAGGTGACTTGAGCCTCTATCCAGGGGTATCATCACTTAGAACCCCATGTCTGACAAGCAGCTCACCCCAATACCCCATGAGTCTCATCACAACCCTGAgaccttatccattcatccatccatccattcatctatccatccatccatctatccatctatccattcattcattcattcaacacatatttatagagcaccaactatgtgccagaaacCAAGCGAGACTGGGGACACAGGGATGAGCAAAGCACAAGCACCTCCTAAACTGGTACCTAAATAGTATATTAAACAAGTTTGGCTAAGTCTGGCTCCTTCCCACCTGCAGCTCTCAGCATaactgtcacctcctcagagcagcCCTCCGTGACTGCTTGTCTAAGGGAGGGCTGTGTATCATAGTGCCCTGTTAAGTGTGCTGCTCTGCGCAGGGATCATTGCAATGTGACACTTTCCTTGTGGGCTCTTTATTAGTGTACTGAATGCTCATCTGTCTGCCTTTCCCTCCAGAGAATAAGCTCCATGAGAAAAGTTCCTTGTCTGCTGTCACCAGTACATTCTCCAGAGCTCAGAATGGTggctgcctggcacatagcagatgtgTAATACATTTTTGgctaaaggaataaatgaaggaaacatacAATTAAATACATAATGAAAACTTGTGACAAGAACTCAGAAGGGCAAGAGTAGATTCTTATAAGAGAGAATAAGAGAAACTTTGTTTTAGACCCTGAAGAATGAGACGTACATTGAGATGGCTTGGGGGAAAAGGTGTTCTATGTAGCCAGAGCAGCCCGTGCACAGGTTTTGAGGTGGGAAGAAGTTTGTCTGAGGCACAGAGCAAAAGCTAGCATGTCCAGGGCAGAGTGGGCAAAGGGGAGAGCACAGGGACATGAGGGTCGATCCAGACCAAGCAGTGCCTAGATGGCCCTGAGGAGGGCTTGGGATTCCACCCAAAGTGGAGAGAAAAGCCCTGAGAGAATTTGGAGCAGCGGAGTGgaatgccattttacagatatggacACTGGGACCCAGAGGGCAGGATGAATTCCCTGGGACTATGGGCAAGGGTGTATCCACCAGGGCTCAGGCATTCGGACTTACACCTCAGTCTTTCCAAGCAATAATAGGCCGTGGAGCCTTTCTTTGGTTTTGGGGGGTCTTTAGGCAACGTGTGATCAGATTCCTTGTTGGGGTAGGATGGATTGACTTCCGCTCATGGCTCAGCCTTGTTCCCTGCCAGAGGcaaccttcccccctccccctgaaGGCAAccttcagttccagaccactttTCCTCTCTCAGCCATGACCAGAGTCAGcctttctccctccaccctctcccctgGGCTACACATGCTCTTTCAAGCACACAGTTTAAGATGTCGGTTTTGTGGGTTACCAGAGATCAGTGATGTAAATGGAGAGGATTATCTTTCAAGATCTCATTTTGGGAATTTTCCAGTGGGTTGAGGATGATTTGGGGAAATCTGAGATTAGAGTCCATGTTAGGTATTtactcctctttctccctcctaaCTGGAGGCAAGAAGGTAAAcacagtttattattattttattgttattaaggGACATTATATAATAGCAAAAGGGTCAGTTTTTCACGAAGATATAGCAATGCTAAATGTgcatgcacctaacaacagagcttcaaaaagTATAAAGCAAAAACGGATAAAGCTGAAAGGtgaaataggcaaattcacagcTATGTTTGGAGAGGCCAACACTCGCGTCTCAGTAACGGGaagaacaaagagacagaaagtcagcatggatattattattactgaGAGCTTAGTGTGTGCCCGGCTGAATGCTAAACACTTGCATTTTCTCATTTGGTCAGCACAGTACCTATGaattaggtattattatcatcctcagtttacagatgtgaaaactgaagcttagagaggctAAATTGGTTACAAAGTCACAAGTTAGTGGCAAAGCAAACTTGACACCAGAGTCTGAACTCCTTTTCACCATACTATTCTCCCTCCCAGGTACAGGAATAAGGTTGAAATTAGGGGTCCCAACTCCTCTGGGAGCCCTGCTCTGCTGAGATGGGTGGGCCTGACCTGTCCGGGAAGGTGAGTGAGATGTTGGCTGGATCGTTGGTGCATTTTTCCATGATCACTGTGGAGACACCAGTCTTGGCATCAGTTTCAATGCTGACACTAGTCTGGAGGCCCAGGTCGACAAGCTCACCCAACAGAGGCCTGCAGGAAATAAGATTCACAGTGAACAGAGGTCTAGAAGTCCATTCACATTGCCCACTTGAGTTCATCCATCTGTGTGGACATTATATGGGATGTCTATGGATAATGTCAGTATGGTCTATTTTCTTTATGGAATCTACTTTTTTACATTAGGAGTTTATTCACCTGGCCACATGGGTTTGGTTCATGTGATATTTCTATACAGGATCACactgataattaaaataaaaataacagttaacatttattgagcacaaatTCTGTGTTAGGTGTTTCAAAAAAACTATTTTACATGGATTGATCCTTTGAATCATTACACCAATACCATGAGGGAAAAGTATTATTATTGGTACTGGTACCTGGTATAGGGAAGTTAAGTAACTATCCCAAGACCTCACAGGTAATGAATGATGAAATCATAGTGCAGTTCATTTATAAAGACTCTTCTACACATCCTCATCTTCCTGTCTCTGTATCTGATTCCAGATTGGAGATCCATCGGCCATGCCGCACTGCCTCTCCCAAACCTCAGATTCTAATGCCTGCTCATAGGGTCAGGGTGACATTCGTGGTGATGGGGATACTCAGGCTAGTGCCTTTGCCATCAGGAGTCACTTCAGATTTGATATCCAGGATGTGGACGTTACTGATTTTCAACCTGTGCGAAAACCACAGTTCACCCTTGTCACTCCTCATGACAGCCTTTGCTGGGCGCTTCTCACGATGCCAGCATCGTGATGCGTGTGTGAGCCTCACTGACTTTGCCTGCTTTGGTCTTCATGAGAGCCCTGTTCAGAGGTTTGAACCTCTCCATTGGATGGCGTGGCATACTAAGATTCAGACGAATGTGGTTTCCCCCAAGACTCCAAGTGCCAcagccagaattttttttttaattgaagtatagttgctttacaatgttgtcttggtttcaggtgtaccgcaaagtgattcagatatagatacagagatagatagaggtagatagagatatatattttatttcagattctttccccttataggtaattacaaaatattgagtagagttccctatgctatgcagtaggtccttgtgggttatctattttatatatagtagtgtgtatatgttaatcccaaactcctaatttatccccccacagcgctttcccctttggtaaccataagtttgttttcgaggtcagtgagtctgtttctgttttgtaaataagttcatttctgtcatattttagattccacatataagtgatatcgtatgacatttgcctttctctgacttacttcacttagtatgttcatctctaggtccatccacgttgctgtaagtggcattatttcatactCTTTTATGTacagtcagaatttgaacccagaactGGTGGACTCCAGAACTTCATGTGTGGAGCCACCTATGTATTGTGAATTCTGGTTTCCTCTCTCCTGACGGCATTCAGACTATATATACTCAGCTATTTTCAGAGAAGACAAGTCTTCTTCCTTGGAAAAGTGGCTTTAGGCACCAGCAAACAGGTAGAGGTAAGGGTAAAGAGAACCTTCATCCTGACCCTGAAATCACAGAATGAGAAAGCCCAAACCCATGAGATGCCCAGATAGGCCCTGCAGCCCTGCCTGTAATTCACCCAAACTCTGGTAGAGCTGGCCTCAGACGACTTCCGCTCTGCAGGGACACACAAGGTTTATTCACCTTTCTGTCTTTGACCTTAATCTTACATCCCCTAAAGATATGTATTCTCTTTTCCTGGAACAAAGATTTCTACCATGAAGCAGTGACTCACCCCATAACCTTTTCCACTACttgaaaaattttagaaaggaCTTTGTCCAACAAGTTCTCAGCTTCCTGGATCTTCTGCTGGGCCTCCTGCCAAGATGTGGATTCCCGGAACGCCTCCAAGTCAGCCTTCAATTTCTGAAGGATAGCTGTAGAAACAATCTCCATTTAGTGTGATACACAACTTACGAAGCAGCTACTATGCACCAGATACTAAATGAGACCATGTGCCtatgttatttcatttcatctttataaCAACCCCataaagtagatattattattgtctgcactttcagatgaggaaataaaggaTCAAAAGGTTAAGAAATgggcctaaagtcacacagctaaggaGACCTTGTTCCTTCCATGCTGCCTTCACACTAAGATATACTCATCATTCGTCAACAAAGCAATCGATCCAGTGACCAGGCAATAGATATTGATTGCACATCAGCTTCTAGTAGTGAAGCTCTAATGAGATGCtcacacaaacaaaataaacttagaataaactaagaaatggaaaatctagAATCAAGGAAAAAATATGGCTCCAACTCATGAAAGTGGCAAATAGGAGTCCCTGGATGACAGCTTCGCAGCAGGCCTAGAAAGCAATAATTCATACAGGAGCAGGAGGACAGAGTGTCCTAAAGGGGGATCTTCAGAGAAAAGAGGGATTTGATAGAGCAAATGGCATGGCAGAAGTAGGATGGCACAtttgaaaagaattaagaatatatgtgcagaaaataattcaaataagaaACAACAAGACAACAACTcactcaaggagaaaaaaaaggctACAAGACAAGATATGTAATCATAGTACAGCAACATGGCTCTGCAATGGACAGTATCTATCTACCTAGTTATAATGACGCAAACAGAGATGGAAACTACATCTGGTCCTGTAACTAACTAGGTGACCTTGTTCCAGACACTTCTGTTTCTGAGCTCAGTTTTATCGGCAATGAAATTGGAGACTGGATCCCTTCTGTATCTTTGAAAGTTGCCTAAGCCCTGGCAAGGTTTGAAAGGCAGTCATGTACAGAAGTTAGTTTCTCCTATAAAGAATGTTTGTCAGTGGGCTGCTAATGTttccagaaaatgaaaagcagacCAAGTTCTTTTAAGAAATCATAATTATAAGGAGATATATTTAAGTAGAAAGGTAGGTAGTTTTAAAGCTACCTAAGCTAAGTAGGGCTCAATTTCCAATCAGTTAATACAAATTACTAAGCTAATTGAATGACCCAACAGAAgaatatgcaaaaatataaataaaatatttgagttaAAATATGTAGATTCTTTCGTAATTAGAGAAATGGTAAGTGAAATGAATTATAACCTTTCATCTGTGAGACTGGCAAAATATTTAAGTTTTCCATACTAGTGCTGTCAAGGGAGTAGAAAAAAAGACTATTGGAGAAAATGTTAACATAGGGGATTATTTGTCAATAtccaatataatttaaaatgtgcataCCTTTTGAACTTTTGAAATGtcacttttaggaatttatcctatgCATGTATTAGATATATGATATAATatgtaaagttttatttatttaagcattgtttgtttctagaaaaattaaaaatgagtgaaCCAGGAACCAAATCACCACGTCTCTCAGGAAACCACCCATAAAGAGCAGCgcctaaggaagaaaaaaaggagtgaTCAGAAGAGCCTGGGGGCAGGACGGGAGTGGGGATGCGGACCTGCTGGAGGGTGGGCTTGGGGATGCGGGATGGGGGGGTAGGCTGGGACGAGGTGGGACAGTGGCGTGGACATATGTGCACTGCCGGGCGTGGAGTGGATGGCTGGTGGGGGACAGCCGTGTGGCACAGGgggatcggcttggtgctttgtggcagcctataggggtgggatggggggtgggagagggggagatgcgggagggaggagatgtggggacatgtgtatatgtgtggctgattcactttgttgtggagcagaggctggcATGCTGTTGTGGGGCAATTGTGCTCCAatggagatgttaaaaaaaaaaaaaaaaagaaaaaagaaccaacaaatcacagtgaaaatgaaaacagcaggAAAAGTATTTGTCTCAAATGTTAGAGCAATGgattattatgtataatatataaaaagtttatcctaatgtataaaaatattataaatgccCCCTTTATGGcaaatgaaataaacaacaaaatgtaGATAGTAAGCAAACAGGGGAAAATGTTCAGGCTACAGCAAACTTCAAATTGAGCAACAAAGTATGTTTTTATATCAATTAACTTGGCATAGAAGATGTAATAATATTAGTACCATTGCTTAAAGTGAAATTGATGAATACCTTTGACAGTGGATACAAAGCAGGAGCATGGCAGTATGTATTGAGAGTCATTAAAGTGttcataccctttgacccagcaaaaataataataataatttacccTAGATATACAAAATTGTGAGAAGGGGTAACATTTTTTACCACTTAAATGACTTCTTTTAAATGAATAgattgtacactttttaaaaaagagcagcCCCTGGTGGCAGCCTTTGGTAATACAGGCATAGTGTTTAGGAGGCAAGCTCCTAGTTGCCACTGATCATGCCTCTTGCTGACTCACGTCCAAGTGTACTGTCAACGGTCTCAAGTCCTTTATCGAGAACAGGTTTCAGCTTGCTCACAACATCATTGCCGATATCCTCAAGAAGAGACGCTGAGGTCCCAGTGAGCAGGCCACACAAGAGAATAAGTTTCCAAAGCTGAAACATCTTGTCCTGACACCTGGACAGTCATGGGAGGAACAGGAGTGAGAACTACCTGTAGAGAAAAGGGGTCTTTGATGAGCACCTATCACTCTTACACTCAACAGTCCTTTAAGATCGATGTGGTTATCTCCTCTCTTACAGATGGCCAGCACAGGTCAGAAAGCTAGAGGAACTTGCCCAGACATACACAGCCAGTGAGTGGAGGAGCTGTTATATGACAAGTCACACTTGACTCCAAGTCAATGCTCTTTACACGAGGTCCTTTGCACATACTGTCTTCTCTGCCCAGAACATTTccctcttctttgcctttttaCCTAAGTCACTTCCTACTGACTCTCTAGCTTCAGTAAGACATCATGTCCTCTATGAAACCCAATCTAGGCCCCTCCCCAGAGTCTAGGTTTAGAGGGCCCCACTCCACCATTTTGCTGCCTTCATTCTCTGATTGGAGTCCTGGGTACCAATTAGTGATGACTTGTCTGTCTTTCCCACCATGCTGTGAACTCCTTAGAGGAGGgattgtgacttatttcactgatgaattctcaACCCATAGTAAAAAGCCTGCACCTAGTACAGTACAACAAAATAAAGGTTTGCCAAATAAAAGTATGAACAAATAAAAGGGTGCCACATCATGACACTGCATTGATCATCAGTTTGACATTTCTAATATAATCTATTTCTTAATTTCCTATTTTCAAAATAGTAGCTAATTCAAGTGGCCCTTCCCTTTGCCTCTTGCCCCCAACACCTTCTGAAGGCCTCCATGTGGGGAGACATTAATGGGGAAGTCCACAATTCACAGGTTTGGAGGAAAATACCAAATCCTTGCTCCCCTGCACAGTCTCCTGGAATTGTGCTGGGTGGTGATGGCCCTTATATGGTGGTGATGGGATGGGAGGCTGCCCATGGAAGCAAGCCCTGGTTTCAGAGCCATCCAAGGAGACTCCAAAGAAAATAACCCCTGTCCAGAGTGAACACAGAGACTTCCAGCCCAAAGGTCACTGAGGATGCTTGAACTGGAATGGATGGATATGGAGAGGACTTTGTGCCAAGACTAAAATCAGGTTCTCATAGAGCCTCCAGCTGCCAAGACGGTTGCCAttgtgggtgggggctggggtaAAGACTGAGAATGGATAGACTTGATGAGTTGGAGAATGTTCTGGCAGGAGGACCCACAGGGATCATCCAGCCTAATTCTGTCTTCATTtggaaactcaggctcagagagggaaagcaacCAGCTTGAGGTCACCCAGTAAGACAGGGACAGAGATGGGGCTAGAATTGTGACCCATAGAGTCTGGGTCAGAGACCAGTGGGGTCATTCTTCCCAGCCTTCCTCTGGTGTCTGAGTGCTGTCCACAACATCCCTCACGGTGGAGCCAGCCTCCGGGCAAGTGTTTGCAATGACGGGTTGCTCACTACAATCCCCCCAAGCCTGCCTGCTCCACTTATTCAGTAGCGTTCCTCCTGGAAGTGAACAAAATCTGCCTCCATATTAACCCCCAATATTCGGTCTCCCTCTGCACACTTGCCCCCAACCCCTCTACCTTCAATGCAGCAGCCAGAGGGTTCTCTCAGCTTAAACCCAAAGTGCTCACCACAGCCCACAAGAGCCTGCGTCATCTGCTCACTGCCTCTCCAAACTCatctacccctccctccctggcccctaCTGTCTTCCTTCTGTTCTAGAAAGATGACAGCCTCTTTGCTGCCTTGGGCCTTTGCACAGACCATTCCCTCTATCCAGAACTTTCCTCCCCAGCTGTCTCTGGCTCTCGACATCACCTCAGAACTTCCGTGACTGCCTGCCTGAGGtggtccctcccctccttccccgaTCTCAGCTCCTTGCTGGCTTCCTTTATGGCAAATCATCATAATttgacttttttcctttgttctctgcCCTCAGCCAGTTGTTACCACACTCACTCTGGGGTTTTCCTCTCACATGGGTCCCCTAGACCCTGACCTGTCTGTAGAATGCTCCAAGCCTCTCTCTGGGGCATCCTATAAGGCCACCTACTACGTGGGAAGGTGGCAAAGGCCCCATCACCAGAGATGCTCAAGAATTTGATCAGATGACTGCTAAGGTCCTGTGTGACTTCATGTGACTGTGAGTATGCGTCATTCTAAATTTCCTCAGTCTGTTGTTCAAAGACCATTGTTGCACGTTTGTATGAGTCTTCCCCCAGATTTTCTTTCTACCTGCGTCTGGCTGCCTCATGGGGATATGGTTCCCTCAGGCTTcctgcctctttccttttctcaccctccctcctcccaagaCCCCACCTCCACCTGGCCGTGGCCTCCTGGGGTCACAGTGGCTGCTGTGGGTGCTGTTTCTCATCATGGACCACACCCAGGACAAAGCCAGCTTCTCCCACGGATGTCGGCCGCCTCTCATGGCTGAGCTTTGAGGTGAAATTAACTAGACACTCTTGTCCCCTGGGGGCGGGCCTGGAGGTGGGCACACATGCACCTCAAATGTCCTGCTTTCTCAGAGCCATATTCTCAGGGTCGCTCACTCCTCTGCAAGTTCACTGGCTCCAACCCACATGAGGATAAGACTTTACCACACCCTCAAGGGCCCCCTTCTGCTAAAGGCTTAGTGTATACCAAGTCTGATGTACACTAGACTAAATCTACCAAAGTGGAGAGAAACCATGCCCCCCCTTTTTTCTGAGGTCCTCTGGATCCTAATCCCAACAGTGTGTGTGGGACTCTTGAGCAAGCACATACATACTTACACATGTGAACATGTGCACATTCCCACATGCATGTATGCACACACGCAAGAACAAGACAGCATAAGCTAGACTCATATGAAGAAAACACATACATTTCCGTCCCTACACAAGGGGTACATTTACAGTATCATGGAGACCATATAACTACTGTTCTGGATAAAAGAGCTCACTACCAGCAAAGGGGGCTTTGGGTCTGCACAGATTGCCTGGGTCTGTTTTTGTCCTTAAAAAATTTAGATACAATTATCTGACAAGTCTCACTAGAGAATGAAGCCATAttaagggaatgagaaaatgtatCCTTTTAGTGCCTGGATTCAGCTGTGCCTGAAGTCCTCTATGCCCAGGACTTTCCAGTTCAAACacatttctcccttcctcttttatATTTGTTGAAGCCAGTGTGAGTTGGATCATGCCATTCAAACCCACAGTAAATCCTGACTTAACACATTTGTAGATACACATCTGCTTCCTCCCTTCTGATGACTACTCAAGGGTCACATGACCACATTGGAAACATAACAGACATCAAAGCCACAGGAGAGCTTAGAGTTCATCAATTTAACCTCGTTTCTGGGAAGTCTGTGGAGGCTGTGCCCCAGAGAAGGAGAAGGACTCATCCAAGGCTACACAGGCTAcacttattttcctctttcatttcataTCTTTTAGGTTTGTTGAAATTTTCTACTCTGGGcaatagccttttaaaaaaagattaaacaaaatCACCTAATAAGTTTGTTTAAACCATAGATGCCTGATGCCCTCCCTAGATACTTAGGGTCAGGGGCTCCGGGATGGAGCTGCCTGGGGATGGCTGGCTAGAAATGGAAACAACTGGACTAGATGGCTGAAAGGTACTTTCTACCTGAATTCTATGAGCTGTGACCTCCACCCCATCCTCTGGAGCCCCAGCTCAGCCCAGACATGACCCTCACAACCCTAGGTGCTTATCCTGCTTCATCTTGTTTCATGCCCTCAGCAACCACGCAGGGGGTGTTACTGCCCCCATTTCCCAGCTGAGGAGTGTGAGGCTCAGAAGCGGAGgatgacttgctcaaggccacacagatgGGAAAGGGCAAGGCTGGAGAGTGCTCGCAGTTCTGCATTCTCTCCCATTGAGATTAGCTGTTCCAGCTCGCAGCCTCTGGGGGCAGCAGCGAGTCGCATTCTTtggccccagtgcccagcacccaGTAGGTGCGGGTGAGTGCCTGGCCCGGGGCTTCTTACTGCAGGTCCACTTTCACCATTGGTGCCCACGACAACCCCGTGAGGAGGTTTGGAAAGCGCCATTTTCCAGTTGAGGAAACAGGTTCAGGGAAGGGAGGTGGCTCGCCCAGGACTCACAAGGACAGGAATTTGGGTCCCCAGGGAAGGACCTTTCTACCATGTCACTCGAGGCCAGCTGGTGGAGCGGGAGAGTCCTTGGGCTAGAATATCCTGTTTATTCCTCAGCCTCTGCTGTTTGAGTTGGTTGTAACGCCTGGTGCATTGGGCCTGTGTCAACCTGGAATatggtccaggaagcacagatgaGTGCCCACTTGTCATCAGGCTGGGAGCACCAGCAGGGAGCTCCAGGTCACCCAGTGTCCATCTCCTCCGGTCACCCACCTGCAGCTCAGTAGGGACCTGtaagcctgtcctccacatgaaCGCGTCCAGAGGAAAGTAGGGGTAGGGCTGGAGGCTTCGGGAGCTAGTTTTCCTCACGCTGACTGTGGTCCCACCATcagagcacagagcagggagAAGGTGGCAGCCCAGGTACCCAGGCCTGGGCCTGGGACGTGGAAGATGCCATCCAGCAGAGCCTTGGGCCGATCAGCAGACGCCCCTCCCTGGCTGTCTGTGCCCAGTTCTGCAAACACATGAGGTTCCTCTTGCCCTGGTTGTGGGCACAGAGCTGAGGGCTGTGCTGAAATCTTGTGAAGAGTTTTTCCCACCTCAGGAACGCAACCCAGGGGGCCAAGTGTGATGTAGTGACCTCAGACTCAGAACTGGTGTTCACCCCAGGCCTTAGCTGTCTCATCGTAAAATGGGTAAACATCCCTCGCGCCTGGATCCAGGTTGCAAGATGGAAATTAAAAGGGTACCGAGGGGGCGGTAGTCAGACCCCGGCTCTGGAGTTGGGCAGGCTGGGATCGAATCCTCTCTCGTTGTCTGTAGCTGGCTGTGCTGCCTGGACAAGGGGCTTCATCaccctgagcctcaggttccccTACCTGTGAAATGGGACTAATGATGGGACTCTCCTCCCAGGCATATTGTGAGGATGCAGTGGGATAACGTGTGGTAGGCCCCCGATACATGGTGacaacagtgatgatgatgattataattATTGCTGGTTTCTGGTCACTTCACTGCCCTCCAACTCAGGTCTCCCATCTGTATGTGGCCCCGCCCCACAGGGTTATGGAGAAGATTAAGTGAGAAGATTAAGCATCCAGTATGCTTAATGCTTAATCAACGGCAacagcatttcttctttttgtgtgcAGTAAAGACCAGATGAGCTAAAATGGTCTCAGGCCTCCAGTATACCAGTGTCTGGAAATTCTGACTCCCTTAGGTGCTGGTGTATAGCCCTTGGCAGGTGTCAttcctcactgagcctcagtttcccttccgGGGCCAAGTAAGGGAACTCTAAGAACTATGTTCTCAATTACAAGTCTGATTGATTGTAGGGACTGGAGGGAGCGTTCTGCTGAGAAGCCCTCCCAGGCAGCTCCTGGGCTGAGAGGGCATCATTGATTAGTAATGTCTGCCACAAGTTCAGGAGGGGAGAGTGGAGCAACCGCACATTTGGCGGTGTGGGACCAGGTCATCTCTAAAGGTCCCTCCAGCTAGTGATGGGCACATTGACACCACATGTTCATGGAGGGTGGGACTCTGGGACCTGCCTGGTGCTGGGGTATGGAGGAGGAGACCCCGATCTGGGTTCCAGTCTCTCTGTTAATAACCTGCTTTGTGACCTGGAGCAAGACACTCATTTCCTCCTAGGGTCTCCGTTTCCTCTAACTACAAAATGAGCAGAGGTTCCCTGCTAGACAGCTGAGCTCTCAGGACTCTGAGAGGTGGTCAGGAACATCTGGGGGCTACTTGCTACACTCCCACCAGCTGGAGCACCCCACACCCTTGCTCTGAGCAGGAATCCCACCAGCTCCTAGGGCACAGTGATAATCGTCCCTGCTCTGAGGCCATGAGGGCCAGGACCACAGGGCATCATCCCcagggcctgacacacagtagatgtccaataaatatttattacagtctgcagaagcatttttctttattgctgATTAATtgaaatatacacattttaaaattcatgcattttatttataacaGTGCAATAAGCTTGCTCTTAGTGTCAGCCCTGGCTGTGCCTCCCCGACTTTTCCCTTGTTGGCTGTGTGACAGCAGCCAAGAACCCTAACCTCTCTGAGGTCTGGGGTTTTTAACCATAAAATGAGAACGAGAATGTCCTCTACCTTAGAAGAGCTGCTGGGGGAACTAAATGAGGAAATGTCAGTagagagcccagcccagccctggctgcTGAAGGTGTTCCATGAATAATTGCGATCatcatcattactattattacaaTAAATAGTAGTGAGTGGTGACCTATCACAGCATTTAGGAGCCCAGGAAAACAGGAGGGTGACAAGGGGCAGTGTGCGCAGTTCTCAAAAGCACGctaggcctgggttcaaatcctgactctgccacttactagc
The sequence above is a segment of the Orcinus orca chromosome 16, mOrcOrc1.1, whole genome shotgun sequence genome. Coding sequences within it:
- the BPIFA2 gene encoding LOW QUALITY PROTEIN: BPI fold-containing family A member 2 (The sequence of the model RefSeq protein was modified relative to this genomic sequence to represent the inferred CDS: substituted 1 base at 1 genomic stop codon); protein product: MFQLWKLILLCGLLTGTSASLLEDIGNDVVSKLKPVLDKGLETVDTILQKLKADLEAFRESTSWQEAQQKIQEAENLLDKVLSKIFQVVEKVMGLKISNVHILDIKSEVTPDGKGTSLSIPITTNVTLTLPLLGELVDLGLQTSVSIETDAKTGVSTVIMEKCTNDPANISLTFPDSPVGLVNEAVNTVVKLMRKTVSLVVQXEVSPQLLRAQSQACWGTGVTFPGLAVGGGEQGPDIS